From Aspergillus fumigatus Af293 chromosome 5, whole genome shotgun sequence, a single genomic window includes:
- a CDS encoding Zn(II)2Cys6 transcription factor, whose translation MTGRPPSPSPIFPSLCIPTPTRNVDPQSYPSFARRMVANPPPIHLLSFVFQAAADSFDRHSWTCKAKHRKCDRCRPTCQACTDQGIPCDGYEVRLRWGSGIASRGLYAGAEAPVDTSIPPRVPGRRRDRIRARRAQQEGEIRTQVTEVTSSQDYAQEDSRPSPASFSFSSPGHSKDDEQLFQDFLSSGINILHSTTVHDEQILLKLRLPALCQKSEALYRICIALQASLSGKPAACSLEYLEVGLNKFRAELSESEGNLEDGTLTAGLLLCTLGVMHGIPWTMHLRGMYTILRMHDVEGPQKHQERGAFRAHLFEVMGIMDLPTFSIGRRHPHLGFWRRYCCKGKSPAEIETGVEVVTGLPRSLLTIFAFIGKGTTEICFWDWPGAQGTFIQCQLWEAYRLAGVWVVRHGGPGFPRPSGTEATLDPAMRRGVTLTSTSVIVSRLLSSVDAVCRATLDPERWDTLIINAIAYPVCVAGLQSGILQRDPAMKELVRKNLLLTAEGPIWNRQYRLLLNLLEEYWTYPVGAVDIDQLAQARGVELGLF comes from the exons ATGACAGGTCGACCCC CTTCTCCCTCCCCCATTTTCCCGTCTCTGTGCATCCCAACCCCAACTAGGAATGTCGACCCCCAGTCGTACCCGTCGTTCGCGCGGCGGATGGTAGCAAACCCCCCTCCCATCCACTTGCTTTCTTTTGTATTTCAAGCTGCAGCTGATAGCTTTGACCGTCATAGTTGGACATGCAAGGCGAAGCATCGCAAGTGTGACCGTTGCCGTCCAACGTGCCAAGCCTGCACCGATCAGGGAATACCATGCGACGGCTACGAAGTGCGTCTGCGCTGGGGATCCGGCATTGCATCGCGAGGTCTTTATGCCGGCGCCGAGGCACCAGTAGACACGTCGATTCCGCCGAGGGTTCCTGGGCGTCGGAGAGACCGAATTCGAGCTCGGCGGGCACAGCAGGAAGGCGAAATACGGACGCAGGTGACCGAAGTCACTTCGTCTCAAGACTATGCTCAAGAAG ATTCCAGACCTAGCCCGGcatcattctccttctcgagcCCCGGTCATAGCAAGGATGATGAACAGCTCTTCCAAGACT TTCTATCATCTGGTATTAATATTCTGCACTCAACTACAGTCCACGACGAACAGATATTGTTGAAACTACGTCTTCCCGCCCTATGCCAAAAGTCCGAAGCGCTGTATCGAATTTGCATTGCTTTGCAAGCATCACTAAGCGGAAAACCAGCCGCCTGCTCCCTCGAGTATCTTGAAGTCGGTCTAAATAAATTCCGCGCAGAGCTTTCCGAGAGCGAGGGCAATCTGGAGGATGGGACTTTGACAGCGGGACTGCTCTTGTGTACGCTTGGA GTTATGCACGGCATTCCATGGACAATGCACCTGCGAGGGATGTACACCATTCTTCGCATGCACGATGTTGAAGGTCCACAAAAACACCAAGAACGAGGTGCATTCCGCGCCCATCTGTTCGAGGTGATGGGTATCATGGACCTCCCCACATTTTCAATCGGTCGTCGGCACCCACATCTTGGCTTCTGGAGACGATATTGTTGTAAGGGAAAGTCTCCCGCAGAGATCGAGACCGGGGTTGAGGTTGTAACTGGCCTACCAAGGTCTCTGTTGACTATCTTCGCATTCATTGGCAAGGGTACAACAGAGATATGTTTCTGGGATTGGCCAGGCGCACAGGGAACTTTCATTCAGTGTCAATTGTGGGAGGCGTATCGACTGGCTGGAGTGTGGGTTGTTCGACATGGGGGACCAGGCTTCCCACGCCCTTCAGGTACAGAAGCAACGCTTGACCCGGCCATGCGAAGAGGAGTCACTCTCACCTCCACATCTGTTATAGTTTCACGGCTCTTAAGTTCAGTGGATGCCGTATGTCGCGCCACTTTAGACCCAGAACGCTGGGACACGCTCATCATCAATGCCATTGCGTATCCGGTCTGTGTCGCCGGGCTACAGAGTGGTATTTTGCAAAGGGATCCAGCAATGAAGGAATTAGTACGAAAGAACCTGCTTCTAACCGCCGAGGGCCCAATCTGGAACAGGCAATATCGCCTTCTCCTGAACTTGCTCGAGGAGTACTGGACGTACCCAGTGGGAGCAGTTGATATTGACCAACTTGCACAGGCGAGGGGCGTTGAGTTGGGATTATTTTAG
- a CDS encoding GNAT family N-acetyltransferase, whose protein sequence is MATDQELPLFQVHNDPESVRAVADTITASFADDPLIRWQGPLAGSWSTSDPNTSEWQYRRVLKAVADGIVFISATVAEVDRRFHKDGKLCERSIVERDAGVVALLFPPRRRCRWTLGRILLWLKVWFLDIVSPVHEKGANDKRLKQLMDAHERVVTNVKDTYRISDLWYLEVIAVHPYLQGRGLGKKALRSVLDHTNDEPIILECTKEDNVVVYERLGFKVVEEVELVQDGAGVKLWFMLRQGQQKQTD, encoded by the exons ATGGCAACAGACCAGGAACTGCCTCTTTTCCAAGTCCACAACG ATCCGGAATCAGTCCGCGCAGTCGCAGATACAATTACTGCGTCCTTCGCCGACGATCCGCTAATAAGATGGCAGGGCCCACTCGCCGGATCGTGGTCAACCAGCGATCCAAATACGTCCGAATGGCAGTACCGTCGAGTTCTGAAAGCTGTTGCGGATGGTATTGTGTTCATCTCTGCTACCGTGGCTGAGGTAGATCGACGGTTCCATAAAGACGGCAAGCTATGTGAACGGTCGATTGTCGAACGGGATGCAGGCGTAGTGGCCCTGTTGTTTCCTCCTCGAAGACGTTGCCGCTGGACCCTGGGCAGGATACTGCTTTGGTTGAAGGTGTGGTTTCTTGATATTGTTAGTCCTGTCCACGAGAAAGGTGCGAATGACAAG AGGTTAAAGCAACTGATGGATGCCCATGAACGGGTGGTTACGAACGTCAAAGACACTTATCGCATTTCTGATCTGTGGTATCTAGAGGTTATCGCTGTACACCCCTATCTACAAGGTCGTGGGCTGGGGAAGAAGGCGCTACGTTCTGTTCTAGACCATACCAACGATGAGCCTATCATCCTCGAATGTACAAAGGAGGATAATGTCGTGGTTTACGAACGACTGGGATTCAAGGTTGTAGAAGAAGTCGAGTTGGTTCAGGATGGTGCAGGAGTAAAGCTGTGGTTCATGCTGCGGCAAGGCCAGCAAAAGCAGACGGATTGA
- a CDS encoding NAD(P)/FAD-dependent oxidoreductase yields MAFLVQSLLSNPGIPLQARQEALDRVLSDPGLPTPNPTSSFWLRSPHPDLTEIQSPKLPVEADVVIIGSGVTGTSIARTLLESRKPRNNDLGQEPAHRPAIVMLEARDICSGATGRNGGHILETAEEFADLEEAPGTDAARKILRFRLAHLRELLAVAEQYGLTKTAQARKVQFLSVYSNQKRWSEARGRFQRLKEGLPETKEWRLYAKEDIPKEFSLPYAQGIVAGPAGAIWPYKFITGVLGHLKVKYPDELRIETNTPVTNIEDHRRKAPDGLRYTLTTPRGIIRARHVVHCTNAHVAHLVPGMKGLICPVRGQMSAQHPGVKFRTQGVEHSWLFNYDRGFDYLTQLPPSPSDAGEMMMFGGGFSQSEGSGISDLGVSTDSELSLYADIHLSGALSAVFGHENWGAVPVRAVEQMWTGIMGFSADGFPWVGRLPGSLARRSQDAQEGRSAEWVSAAFSGEGMVLAWLCGKALGMMLLGDDNNLLTGGEAVDLSWFPEQMLITEERATKVAHAFSVPDVSPHL; encoded by the exons ATGGCATTCCTCGTCCAATCCCTGCTCTCCAACCCCGGAATTCCACTACAAGCCCGCCAGGAAGCCCTGGACAGAGTGCTCTCCGACCCCGGGCTCCCAACACCAAACCCTACATCTTCCTTCTGGCTGCGCTCGCCGCATCCCGATCTCACAGAAATACAGTCACCCAAATTACCCGTTGAAGCAGACGTCGTCATTATCGGCTCCGGCGTAACAGGAACATCCATCGCAAGAACGCTCTTGGAGTCGCGAAAACCTCGCAACAATGATCTAGGACAAGAGCCTGCCCACCGTCCCGCGATCGTTATGCTAGAGGCCCGGGACATCTGTAGCGGTGCAACAGGCCGTAATGGGGGCCATATCCTTGAGACGGCGGAGGAATTTGCAGATCTGGAAGAAGCGCCTGGGACTGACGCTGcgaggaagatattgagatTTCGGCTCGCACATTTGCGAGAACTTCTTGCTGTAGCGGAACAGTATGGATTGACGAAGACAGCTCAGGCGCGGAAAGTCCAGTTCTTGAGTGTTTACTCTAATCAAAAGAGGTGGAGTGAGGCTCGTGGCCGCTTTCAGCGTTTGAAAGAGGGATTGCCAGAGACGAAGGAGTGGAGGCTGTATGCGAAGGAGGATATTCCAAAG GAGTTTTCGCTTCCTTATGCTCAAGGAATCGTCGCCGGCCCGGCAGGGGCAATCTGGCCCTATAAGTTTATCACCGGAGTCTTGGGTCATTTAAAGGTCAAATACCCCGACGAGTTGAGGATCGAAACGAATACACCAGTCACAAATATCGAAGATCACAGAAGGAAGGCCCCAGACGGACTCCGGTACACATTGACAACACCTCGAGGCATCATTCGCGCCCGCCATGTCGTGCACTGCACCAACGCCCATGTTGCTCACCTAGTTCCTGGGATGAAAGGCCTTATCTGTCCCGTCCGCGGCCAGATGTCAGCTCAGCACCCTGGGGTAAAATTCCGAACTCAAGGAGTTGAGCATTCATGGCTGTTCAACTATGACCGCGGCTTTGATTATCTCACTCAGCTGCCGCCGTCGCCCTCGGATGCTGGCGAAATGATGATGTTTGGAGGCGGATTCTCTCAGAGCGAAGGAAGTGGGATTTCAGACCTCGGTGTTTCTACGGATTCAGAGCTTAGTCTCTATGCGGACATCCACCTTTCCGGGGCGTTGAGTGCAGTATTTGGTCATGAGAATTGGGGAGCTGTGCCGGTGCGTGCTGTCGAGCAGATGTGGACAGGGATTATGGGCTTCAGCGCTGATGGGTTTCCTTGGGTGGGACGGCTGCCAGGTTCACTCGCGCGGAGGAGTCAAGATGCGCAGGAAGGGCGAAGCGCCGAGTGGGTCTCCGCTGCGTTTTCAGGAGAAGGAATGGTGTTGGCATGGTTGTGTGGGAAGGCGCTAGGGATGATGTTGCTCGGTGATGATAATAACCTGTTGACGGGAGGAGAGGCTGTAGACCTCTCCTGGTTCCCTGAGCAAATGCTTATTACGGAGGAGAGGGCTACGAAGGTGGCTCATGCGTTCTCTGTTCCAGATGTATCTCCTCACTTGTAA